A window of Castanea sativa cultivar Marrone di Chiusa Pesio chromosome 8, ASM4071231v1 genomic DNA:
CGGCTCAGTGACAATGCAGGGTGTGGAACTTGTAATGCTCTTTTGGAGAAAAAGGACCCTATGAAATTGTGGCAAGAGATGAAACAGAATGGTTTCCTCTCTCCACCTGCTTTCACACCAACACCAAACAAGCGTGCTAGCAAGCACaaaaatgaaatgcccaatagaaaaatgaagtttgCAAAGATAGAACAGACTAACAGGTTTACTGAGGTTGCTACGCGAAATGGGTTGTTCGATGAACTGAGTCCTGGGATCATGAACCACTTAAGAAACAGCAAGGTTGCAAAGGTTAAAAAGGTAGACAAGTTCAGTATGGTTGCTGCACCAAGTGGATTGCTCGATGAACTGAATCCTGGGATCATGAGCCGCTTAAGAAACAGTGAACAGGTATACTCAATTATTTGGGCCTTGGTTAGAAGTGAGATGTTAGAAAATACTCAAAGCAAGCAGGAAAGCCGATTTAAAGAGGAAATCAGTGATAATGATGTGAATGAGGGTTCAAATACTGTATCAGTAGGCAGTCAAGTCAGTGGATGCTCCATGTTTCTGACTAGGCGTATGCATATGAATTCAGAACACGGGGGAGGGGTTGATGATTTGAGTTTAGTAGTGAGAAAAGATGAAGATGGGTTTGACAAACATGAAGTAAAGTCATGGTCATCTGTAACCACTTCAGAGAACGCAAACTCTAATGATGAAATTGTGTCATCAGAGAATACAAGCTCTCAGGAAGAGTCAGCAATGGTTCCTCCTTTTGATCGCACAGGTAAGTTGTGACCAAAATTAATAGAGTGGTTCTCATGCTTGTTACTTTTCATTAGGCATATATCATTATCTTAGTGAAGGCTGGTTGGAAATGGAAAAATCTTTGTAATAGGAAATACCAAACACCTATGGCCATAAAAATTGCCACTGTTAACATAAGTCATCGTTTGTTATTTCAAGTATTGCAATTGCTTAGAGTCAGGTTGCCTTGTCAACTGAAGCCTTACCCTATACTAAAAGCTTCTACCGGGCTAGCTGGAAAAACAAATACATTTAGTGTCAGATTCTTTTTAAGAATGGAATGCTTACTTGTATTTCCAAGCTAGGCATCCAGAAAGGAGTCATTCAATGGATCTGGCATGATCTTAGCAAGCATATCGACAGGGCTGCTTATTCCTTTCCAATCCACAGTATTACATTCTAGAGATTATGCAAACTTGGGATAGGTTTCTGGATTGCACTCCCGCCATTTTGGCCTGTTTCCTTCTTAATAAGGTTTTAATTCCTAAATTTAGGACAACCCCCAAGGGTAGAACAATCAGCTGGGCACCAAATCTCATGAAGCGGAGGCCATTAGTTTAAATCTCTCCTTTCTCCTCTGCTTGGGGACCAAAACCTATATAAAGAATGTAAACTAGGACTCAAATGAATCATTACTCTTAAGCTgcagttttctctctttttcttaccCTATAATCATTGCTCTATTCAATGACTGTTGACTGATTGTACCCCAAGTCCATTCCCACGCTCTCTCTATGCTTAAATTACTTGGTGAATAAAGTCCAAATAAAGTGCCAATATCAGATGATTTTCTTcagattatgattttttttttctaatactgATTATCAGAAAGCATAGGACATCTTAAACTGATTTGGATTTCATCTTTGCTTCCCAGTTGCAAATCTAGCTTCTCAATGGTTGGCTCTCCTTTGCCAGAATATCAAAGGGCGCCTTGCAGGTGCATATCACTCTCTTGTAGCTTCTATGAACATTAGTGAAAATTGTTAACCttaatatttatgtttaaatTAACTTCCTGTTTGTTTGTGCAGCACTAAAGCGTAGTAGGATGAGAGTCAAGGATGTAATCCAGGTAGAACTTCCTTTTCTGATATCAAAAGAGTCCTCACCTGTCAAAGACAATGACCAATTATCTACTGTGGAATGTCCCATGAGTACAATTCCTTACATGCATCAAGCAAAGTGGACTGCACTGTTTGATCAGATGGATAAAGCACTTTCTGAGGAAATGAATGATCTAGTAAGTTCAATAGGACTTAATATTATTGTCCGGTGTATCATCTTAGTTCCTAGGTGATTCTGAACTGTGAAATGTATACTTCTTTGGTTGACATGATTTACTTCCATGGTCAGAACTTGAAATGTGCACTGcctgaaatgaaaagaaatggagGTTGAATGTAGATTTATAATGGCTTTGGcttaaaatatttctttatgAATTTTACTTCCACTACTTATTAAATCACATAATAAAGTGGCATCTGTGTATTTCTAAATACATAACAAAGTCCCATACAAGCATATTAGTGCTGAAGGTAAAAAGGTTTGTGGCTTTCGCTTTTGGTGCTGTCCTGCTTTTATAATGACTATTTTTTGGATAACATTTTCTAATAACAATTTGTgcttctcattttcttcttgAAGAATGCTTTATGGATATACTAGAATTGAGgattatttttcatgaaaatattaattttgagaGGGTATTTATAGTTGGTAAGCTGGACTTTTATTTCAGGAAATCTGGTTGAACCAAGTTGAAGAAATGCAATTACATGCGGGTCAATTGGAATGCAAGACGGATATCTGTTGACAGGCATAAAAGAGTGTAAAACTAGGTATTGCCTTTTCACCATCAACAAGCGTCCCCCCCACcccatctttctctctctctctctaaaaagaaaacagttatagttagattttttattcaattactCAAAAGAGTTAAGTTCTTAAAGTTCTCAAATATTGTGTGATAATTTTTCATTGAGCAGCTTAACACAATTTTACATGAAAGGATGATATCTAATTATTACTTAGAATGTTAAGAAGTCTAAAAGAGCAATTGAATTAAGAATCTTTTCTATTGTGTTCGTTTAATCCTTTCTTAGAAAGCATGGAATTTTCTAAACCATTTACGAAGGCTCATGTGCAAGTCTGTATGAACTATGAACTGCCAagtctttcattaattttccagaatttcacATTCCATAAGTtctttaatttgaatattatgCTCATCTATATCCTGTTTAGTATGGATCATGGGTTTAACTCTAATAATGACATTGGGATCTTTTAATAACTTGTTCACTTGTTGAGTGGAAAGTTTAGTTTGACCAATATTGTATGCTATACTTTTCAACTTATTGGGCTAATTTATTTCAACAGTTTCGGAGATTTAGAAGATTGTGTGAATTTTCATCACATACAAGAGGAATAATCTGGGTCTTGTTGGCAGTGGTTGGAGATGAATCTATACAGCTGAATCGCTGATTGAGATCATACAAGTGTAATTCATTGTTGCCCTTTGTAAAGTCCTGGAGATTATGCACTAGGCTGGGTATtacttcaacttttttttttttttgagaaggaaaaaaatgaaggtATTACTTCAACTTAAAGCCATGAGTTTCCCATTCACTAATTGCCATGTTCTGGGTAGACCTACAATGTTTTCCCATTCTGGCTTTAATAAGTTCTTAGAGACCACGAGACTGGCTTCATATCATCTCTCTCTAGTATGTACAGTTGCAGCTCGTTGATCTgtttttcaaatcttttttaaatgtataataaTGATTTGGTCAGATTTTCTGAAACGAAATTTTAACAAGGAATCCTGTACAATGGTTTGGGTTggtctctattttttattgacaCATCCTTTGGAACCATAAATAGCTGGTTGTGAACAAACTACTAGGTTACCCTTTGCCCTTCTTTCAAGCCAAGAGATTACTGAATAATGTGTTACATAACCAAATGTATCCAGTATCAAAAATTCAGTCTCtgataaattatttaattattcaagAGATAAATTGTTTACTTCTGCTATTTACACTCTAATGAACAAAGTTTGGTCATTAGTTGTTTAGGCTTGACTTTATAAAAATCTTGTTTGTGTTCGGTTTGTTTATAATTAAGTTAAGCTTGCActtaattttgaaacttgattaaCAAGATAGTCAAGTTTAAGAAGTTTTTTTTAGTGAACAAGCTTGTGAACACAGGTTTTAAGGTTAAATTAGTGGAGGCTTTAGTTAagctttaataaaattttgtcatgggtttgataaaaaagaaaagaaaaaaactacaaaatatcTGAACGTGTGATTCTCTCATTTGCAATCTTATAGTGCCTATTCAAGGCCAAGGCTTTAGGCCCCCACAtgtcccaattttttttttttaagggtttcAACGCCCCcattaaacaaacaaaaggtCCCAAAattgcagaaaaaaaaatccaaaatttgtagaatgatagtatttttttttttttaaaagaaaaaaatgtgagttttgCATTTCTTTCCCTCATTTTCAAGATATCATCATGAGACGTCCTTTTATTAGATGCTAAACAGAGGGGACTAATAAATAAGTTCCCATAGTGAGAGTTAAGTGAAGGTGCTGTTCCAGGGGGGGAAAAAACAGATTGTTTAGCACCAATGTATCTTGCTTCTTTAAGAATGTTCAACATATATACATGCTTTGACACAAGATGTCTCATTATGAACATGCAATCTCAATGCTATGGAAGTGCTTCAAGAAATTCTTTGCCAGGAAGTGTTTTTCGTTTTTTAATTGCATAGAAATCAATACTAGTAACAATTAAATCGTCAACATACACCACGATAAAAGTAGAGGATTTCTCTATGATCTTAGCGAAATAACCATAGAAAACTTTTATGtccacaacaaattataagtgagTTTAGAATCAGTAACAATTtaacacttaaaatttgttataattacTAACTATTATTAGTGAGTTAGAATCAGTAATAatttatcacttaaaatttattataattagtaactattattagtaaattagaatcagtaataatttatcatttaaaatttattataaaagtgtAATAAAAATAGGGTCATGCTAAAGAATGTCCTTAGACATTGGACATAGCACGTCTCTCAAGAATAACATGTAGTAAAGTCAactttgaaaaactttgcaaaacATTGGAATGAAGCTTGTGTTTTATTGGACCCTTCATTATCGGTCATTGATATGAATATAGTGTAATGTAATCGAGCCGGGTCAAATTTAGAAACAATGACCGATTAGAAAGGTCTAGTCACTAGTGTCAACCCTTGCATGGTATCAGAGTCGTGAAAGATAGAAACAATAACCAATAATGAAgggtctatatatatatatagggtgtAGTAGTGAGAgcctttacattgatatgaatatataaaatattgttaCCATGAACTTGGACAAAATATTGATAGCTTCCAAATCCCAAAATTACTATTAACAATGTAATTTTCTGTATAACCAAGCCGAGTTCGAAATTTGTCCCACTTCAATTACAACCCTACACTTTATTTCTGAACACCTTTGtttgaataattaaaatgaTTACGCAAtccctttaaaataaaataaaatgattatgCAATCCATTTTTGTCTTTGTTATGATTTCAGAGTGTAAAATCAATAGAAATCTTCAGATTCTTCTGCACAAGAAGATTATGCCAAAAAGGTAATATTTTCTAGCATAAGCAATTAAGATCATGAAAAAAGGTCAAAACCCATCCAAATGATTTATTCTgatctctctcacacacacgcTTGTTGGACATACAAGAATTATGTTATATATCAATTATACGATTTACCTACCTTTTATAAGAGCATTTgcattttcattgacttttcaATATGTTTGAAGAAAATTGG
This region includes:
- the LOC142608015 gene encoding uncharacterized protein LOC142608015, producing the protein MDCKFETRLSDNAGCGTCNALLEKKDPMKLWQEMKQNGFLSPPAFTPTPNKRASKHKNEMPNRKMKFAKIEQTNRFTEVATRNGLFDELSPGIMNHLRNSKVAKVKKVDKFSMVAAPSGLLDELNPGIMSRLRNSEQVYSIIWALVRSEMLENTQSKQESRFKEEISDNDVNEGSNTVSVGSQVSGCSMFLTRRMHMNSEHGGGVDDLSLVVRKDEDGFDKHEVKSWSSVTTSENANSNDEIVSSENTSSQEESAMVPPFDRTVANLASQWLALLCQNIKGRLAALKRSRMRVKDVIQVELPFLISKESSPVKDNDQLSTVECPMSTIPYMHQAKWTALFDQMDKALSEEMNDLEIWLNQVEEMQLHAGQLECKTDIC